A stretch of DNA from Coccidioides posadasii str. Silveira chromosome 1, complete sequence:
CCTCCGGAAGACGCTCGACGAAGTAGCTTGTGACGCTACCAATGATCATGCCACCCCCTGTGTGATATGCCTGGAGCAAGTGCGGGACGTTGGAGTCACGATACCTTGCAAGCACAGAAACTTCGACTTCCTATGCCTTGTGAGTTGGCTGCAGCAGCGGAGAGCTTGTCCGCTATGTGAGTCGCATTGCTTGTCCTTCATAGGAGACAGGCACGCTGACTGGCTCTAGGTCAAACTGGAATAACGGGAGTAAAATACAATCTCCAGGCGCCGAAAGGCCCGGAAATATTTTATTTGCCTTCTTCAAGAGAAGAACAGAACTCCAGTACTCGTCATCCATCTACACGACAGCGTCCAAATTCGCGCCCAGAGCGTCGGTCTGGCAGGCGAATATCTTCTTTCCGACATCCTCTCCAACAGCCCGACGATCCTTTAGGCCGTCGGCGTTATATTTATCGACGACAGCTATACTCCCAGCATGTCGGTTCAAATCGACTATCACAGTACCGTGAGTTCACTCCACAGCTATTCAACAGGGATGAGAACCTGGTATCCCGCGCCAGGAAGTGGGTACGAAGAGAGCTACAAGTATTTGAATTTCTCGATCCAGATAATGCCGACATACAGGGTGGAGGAGAGCAGCAGAATAATAACGGCTCCGTAAGAACTCGTCGGGCGCGCAATGCAGAATTTTTACTGGAGTATATCATTGCGATACTGCGAACAGTTGATATCAAAGGAAGCGGTGGACAAGCAGAGGAATTATTGCAGGAATTCATTGGAAGAGAGAACGCACGATTATTTCTACATGAACTACAAGCGTGGTTGCGC
This window harbors:
- a CDS encoding uncharacterized protein (EggNog:ENOG410PN69~COG:O~BUSCO:13476at33183) is translated as MACDGDLQQEVLRKTLDEVACDATNDHATPCVICLEQVRDVGVTIPCKHRNFDFLCLVSWLQQRRACPLCQTGITGVKYNLQAPKGPEIFYLPSSREEQNSSTRHPSTRQRPNSRPERRSGRRISSFRHPLQQPDDPLGRRRYIYRRQLYSQHVGSNRLSQYREFTPQLFNRDENLVSRARKWVRRELQVFEFLDPDNADIQGGGEQQNNNGSVRTRRARNAEFLLEYIIAILRTVDIKGSGGQAEELLQEFIGRENARLFLHELQAWLRSPFNSLQDWDRAVQYDERAQPTLPTIHRRELDTHREDRSRSRSYMDRTHRNESRGLRKHRMQDPRPDLAQVRRVERARRLYQPD